One Coffea eugenioides isolate CCC68of chromosome 2, Ceug_1.0, whole genome shotgun sequence genomic window, AGAGAGGCAGTCTAGTCAAAGGGCTTAAATATATTGGGAAAATGTGATAACTCTGTATACATAGTATATTTTTTGTCAATTGTCATTTTCTATACTATTCTTATACTAACCCATATAAGGGACAGCCCAACTGAGTTAAAAGGAGCCGACAGAGATTAAACTATCATTGAATCAGATGGGTGTACTACACACCTGTTTGAAAAATCCATATATTAGTGCAAGTGATTGAAGATAAGAATCGAACTCTTGACTTTTCATTATTATCACACAGACATTTAAAGACATTTAAAGATCTTAGTGGCTGTGATAATTGTATATGGTGGAGGAAAATGATATGAAGGGTAACTACTAACCGGACTTCCAGAATTGATCCCCGATTCCCCCCAACCTTCGAAAAgcaaagtaaataaataaacctTCCAAGTGAATTATATGCGGAAATCTAAAGCCGTCAAACAGAAGGATCATCAACTGTAAATACAGTTTACGActcgcaacggatcttctgtcccacactctGTGTCattctctgtcccactttttattatattactatttctccttcataaatatcatgttttagttcttttttgtttccttaagatccaataactattaattcagtaatacacaaaatttaacaaactcaaataatcaaaatgcataaaaaaaaagagatcttttatgcattttctgctgtattttttaattttctattatatattacttttttgaagctgttgtatttattttttactgaattaatagttattgaatcataaggaaacaaaaaagaactaaaacatgatatttatgaaggagaaatagcaatataataaaaagtgggacagataATGGCACagagtgtgggacagaagatctgTTGCGCGACTCGATTTCACTGCATTCGGCGACTCCCATGAAAGGGAAATGAGACAATCCCTATTGCCCGCCTTTGGGATGGTAAAATGAGGTGAAGCCACAAACAATTGATCTACGACAGTTTTGATACTAGTATAGGAACAAATTAATATACGTGAGAAGGATTCTAAAACGAAGACGTAATTGCCAACGGCACAAGGGAACGAGGAAGTTATAGAGTGCTTGTGTTCATGGCACAAGTACTTTAAATTTAGTTTCAGTACAAAACATGGCTTGTTAAGCTTCTAGTATTAGACTCTATTACCAGTTGCGGATCTGGTCAATGGTGGCATACAATTTTTCGAAAATTAATATATACCCTACCAATTTATTAATGTGTCCCTTCTGGTTAAAGTACATTATACATTTATCTTAGGATTAATTCCACTTTATcccccaaattttggacgattatccactttagtccctaaacttcaaaatgggacacttaagtccctaaacttataaatacctcccaattAAGAAAAATTGTTAACAGAATCTTGAATGCCgtggtggtcgaagtgtcccattttataaggatTTAGGGAttgaagtgtcccattttataggTTTAGGGACTTAAATGTCCCAATTTATAAgttttagggacttaagtgtcccattttaagAATGGCCTAGAACAAAAAGGGTTTTCAAACCTCTCAATTCCATTTTCATTTTTGGCATGAATCTTTTGGGTTGGAAAGgtcttttttttcttggaaAGCTCATTTCAACTTTTTACTAAAAACCACATTCTTCACAAAATCTTAAGTAAAGTTCTTTTTAACTTTATCTTGGATTGCTCAAAGTTATTGTGGTCAAGTTTATCCTCGTACATCTCTTTACTGCATTATCAAATTCTTGTTACGTACTATAGAACAAAATTAACTCTAATCTATTAATGCCTCTCCATTGAAATATTTGTGTGGCTTCGCCACTGTATTTGTATGTTACACTGTATCAAAGTGTGGCTTATCCTCGTAAACCCGCTCAAATTGGATGAGTAAATGAGTATGATACAATACAAGACGTAACGGAGTACTCAAAACCCGAAAATAAAGTACGTACTCCTACGTATTATACCAGAATCACCCGTACCAAGGCCTAAGAGTACACAAATTCAGGTTGAatgattattttatttatttgactCATGCACGCACGCACCAGCACAAGCCAGCTTTTATACATCTTGgcaaattaatactagactttGACTTGCAAAACAAGTCTACAATAATTTGATCAAAGACTCAAAACAGCAGTCATATTCCATTAATCTAGAGCATGATCGATGTTATTAGTTAAGGTACCACCCTTCATTAACAGTAATAAAATTACACTTGAAAAGTAGGTGGTTAAGTATGGTTTATTCGCCAGGACAACAATCTTCATTACTTACCTTCAATATCGAACAAAATGAGTAagaagtttgaatttttttttttgggctagaagttagcaaaaaaaaaaaaaaaaaaaagaacccgaagtaaataataataataataataataataataatatgtaacaagagaaaagaaaaattgttaaaCATAATTCTCCCCTGCTTAATTTACAGCAAAtaacgggaaaaaaaaaaaatcatgaatggAGTCACCTAATGATCTATCCCATAGGATTAGGAATTAGTcccataagaaaagaaataaaggaCTAATCCATCTCATAGGAATTCATGACGTCCTTAAACTAAGTCGCCTAATTTAGCACAAAGAAGTATCCTTGTTTTCTGCAATAAGCGGCTTGTCTTCTTCCTCAATCTTCTCGACAGCTGCATCTGCTCCTGCTGAGGTCAGCTCTTTGGCTCTCTGGGCTTCAAATTCCCAATCCGTCAGATACAGGACCACTAGCATGCTTACCATACAAGAGGCTTGAGCTGCCAATAGTCCCATCCAAAGTCCTTCAAAGTCAAAACCTGCATAGAACCCTAGTCCAACTGCAACCGGCATTCCGACTAGATAGAAGCAACCCAAGTTGATGTTTGCTCCGACTCTTGGCCTAGCCGTCCCTCTCAAAACCCCGCAACCGGTAGTCTGCGGACAGTTACCAAGCTCGCAGAGCCCAATTATGGGCAAAACAAGTGATGTTAAAGCTATGATTTCTTTGTCAGCAGTGAACATTCTAGCCCAAACATGTCTCATGCTTACCGCAAACATGAGCGCAGAAAATCCCAAAACAAAGCTGCAACAGAGGCCCACCACGGCTGCCAGCTTCGCTTTGGCCGGCTGCCTTGCACCCAGCTCGTTCCCTACTCTGGTCGACACACTAAAGCTGAGAGAAGATGGAAAGATGTATATCAAAGAAGTGGTTTGAATCAAAATGCCCATTGAAGCAACCGTGGCTTTTGGGTTCAACAACAACCCGCAAAGCAGAATCATGATTTCGTACCACCACCATTCTAGACAAACCGAGATACAGCTTGGAATGGAAAGATATAATAAAGATTGCCAGCCTTTCAAGCATTCGGTCGTCAACCCTCCCCATGTTTTCTTGTACACGCCAGAAATCAAGATGTAGATTATCAGAGAAGCCACGAGATTGAAGTTAGTCCAGACCCCACTGAGCGCGACGCCTTTGATGCCTAAGCTGAGCTTCGTGACGAGAAAATAATTTATTGGGATGTGGAGAAGAATTGATAGAGCTGCACAAAATGTTAGAGGTAAGGTTATGGACTGAGCCCTGAGGTAAATACGCAAGGGATGGAGTAGAGATTGAGCGAAAAGATCGGGAAGGGTGTACATGAGGTATGATTGGGCTTCATGGGCAATTGCCTCGTCTTGTCCGAAAAACAGTAAAATGGTTTTCATGTTCACCCACAGAAGAGCAATAGGTAATGAAGTCAGCATGAGCAAGAGCACCGTCCTTTGCAAAGAGAGTCCAAGAAGCGTGTAACGTTTGGCACCAAAAGCCTGGCCGCATATAGGCTCCATTCCCATGGCTAAGCCGGAAAGAATCGAGTAACCGGAGATGTTAGCGAATCCTAAGGCGAGGGAACCACCGGCCAAGGCTAAGTCCCCTAACCGGCCGAGGAAAAGCATGGAGATCATGGAACGGGAGTAGAGTAAAAGACCGGTGAGAATCATGGGCAGAGCTATATTGGCTACGGACGTGGCTTCTTTAAGGACTGAGGAGGAGATGAGGGTGTCATGATTGTGTTTGTGGGGCTTCACGATTTGGTTTGGTTGTGGTGGTTGTTGTTCTTGGTGCTGGTGATGTTTCGATGATGTTGGGTTTTTGGGGATGAGAGGAGAGAAGATGTCCCCTTCTGCTGGGACCTGCTGGATGGGAAGGAGATAACGTTGGTCTGAATCGCATTTACTGGGTcttggaggtggtggtggtggtggtgaggAGGTCGTGAGCTGCTTGCACATTATTGGAGTTTGTGatcttatatatatgtatacgaAGTGTAAAAGCCTCGGGAGTTTAGGTACGTGTGTCTACGGAGTATGTTCCAAGGCTCGAAATTGAGAGAGAGAACCCAGCCAGAagagggagggggagggggagggggaaagGAGACGGAGAGATACTAGAGGTGTTTCTGGAGTGGGAAGTGGGAAGGGATTTTTATAGTGAAAATTTGAGGGAAAGGTACGGCCTGAAAAGCTCCTCCTGTTCCAAAACGCATTTATCTCGTCCTGTCTTTTAATTACGTATGCGTAAAATTTTTAACACAGTACAAACGTATGGTGTCTTTGGTGGAGCCGGCTGGATTACTGTTGGAGGGTGCGTACGTTTTTGGTGGTAGCAAGACTAGAAGGCCTATTTTTCTGTTCTCTTCTTCTCTCCTCATTGGAACTCAGATTTGAGAATTGAAAGGGTTTTTGTCTCGCCCAAATTGTTCACAATCCTCAAGACACAGATGGGTAGTTTATTCATATTCAAACTCTTTTcctccaaaaaaagaaaaaagaaaaaagaaaaaagaaaaaagaaagaaagagaaactgGAAAGTCGGAAGGAAGAATGGTAGCAGCAGTATTGAAGCATTTGGAAACATCACAAAAGCATATACAGACACAAAAAGTACCAAGTCCTAAAATGAAGAGTCAAATTCGCACTTCAGCAGCGTCTTTCGGATGTGGGGGGTGGCATTGGAAGCCAAAAAAAATGGTAGAAGAAGATTCATCATCATCTATGGCCGGCCAATTGGCCATCCCAATCCCGTCCCTGatcaaaagacaaaaacaaCTTTTTCGACATTAAAAGGGGTGGACCCGGTTTTCCAAATTCGTAATGCTCCATTTCCCATTAGGGCCCAATCTAGGCTGTGCGGAGTGCTTAACGATCCGTGAAGCAAACAGAGAGAGTTTTAACTGGCAAAATCAAATTTGTTTGGGCACGGCTCACCCAGATTGATCGCAGGACTGTACGTACAGTCTTCCCCTCTACAGTTAAAATTCAGGTCAGTCGTAGAAGAATCTTGGTTCATTCTGCCTGCCGACCTTCTCTGGTCCGCGTACCCATTCCTCCTTTGTTCATCATCAAAATCTCTCGCTACCCTTCGCTgtttttttgacatttttttctttctgctGGGTTTACTTGCCGAATCCCTCCAGTCCCCACACACACCCTCAGTTGGAGGCAATTGCCCTTCAATAATCCCCCGGTGTTAATTCTTGTGCAACCGCAGCATTGTAAAATTCTTCCCAATGTGATGTTACATATCTAAACTTCACTGATTTAAAATCAAGGGTCTCTGTTGTTATGCAACAACAACAACTTTAtcaaattcttttcttttcttttccgtaACAAAGCAAAGCCATCTTatgctctctctttttttttcttctctctttaaATGTCCTGAACTAGTTTGTGAATGTGAGACTAGAAATGTTGAGCTTGAACCCGTTAGTCATGCGGAAGCAGCTCAATTATGAGTCTTTTATCTATCTCTCACCAGACAGTGAGTAGGCACCATGACTGGGAGGGAGGTACATTGCTCGATTTGCGATACGGGTGCGCATTAAACATGTGTTTAATTGATAGCACGTGCTATTGATTCAACTTTTTCTTCCCCTCCTGAAAAGCCCGAGTTTAGCAAAGAATTTCCAGAACATATTCAGTTGAGGCAACAAGGGAGCTTCATACATGGAGAGAAAGTCCGACCTCAAACACACACGACAGACACAACTTTAAGACCTCTTTGAATAGAATTAGAAGGAAAGTTGTGcgtgggaaaattaaagaaccaaAAGAGTGAGGTAAAAAAGATTTCGAGAGAATTGAAAGAAGTTACTAGCGATAGTTAGTGGCACTCATTGAAAATTTTCTGTCTGACTAATCCATTTTGCGAGACACTAAATacaagaaagcaaaagaaaattttttaacctttttcaCTAACCAAATACAcattgaaaagaaaagatgactacaattttcttcattttctcacACTTTTCCTCACAAATAGACACACTACCATGCCGTCTGAAAAACGGACGATGGTGGTGCAGAAAAGGAGTCAGCCCTGATACAGCGTAACAGAGCCAGGTGGACGGCAGTCATGGCACAGACCCAGTAAGTGGATTGGTCTTTCGTTTAAGCTTTTCTGTCAAGAGCCCCCGATTCTTTCCGCACCAGGCCAAATTGACATTGGAGCCCACTGGAACTGGACCCTGATTCACTGAGTTCAAAATTTAAACATAGATATCGCATTCTTGAATCTTGGTCGCCCAAACACAGCACAATGCAAAACGTGTAGAAAAAAATCATCCTTGACAGTAATGGACAAAGATAATATTTTTATaacttaatttattttaatgtaGAAGCAGGGGAGTCcataagaatataaaaagacTGGGTATAAAGGATTAGTAAGTATAAGAGCCTGACAAAACTAAAAAGATGTTCTAGCGtttcttttgaatttctttCCACTGCAAGTGAGGTTCGAACACACAACCTACAATTCAAAGAGGGATTTAGTCCTTTTTTTGGTAGTAAGGAAAGTTGCAAGTTTGCATGCCAAGACCTCCGCTTGCAGTCATTGACCACGAAGCACTGGGATTTTCAGTTCCCACTTCCCACCAGTCTTTCGTTACTTACTGTGTGAATCATGATTAATCAGTAACCCCATCATTAATTGAGAATCTTCTTGGTTTCTCATCTACTAACCCTAGAATTTGGCGAGTGAAACAATCAAGGAACTAATGTGAATGGGATTCAACTGCGACTTAGTCTTCCAAATTCCAAGTCCTCCATAATatgtgaaaatgaaaacaagtGACAATTAGCTCGGCATACAGTTCTCAGCAGCTCTGCACAACTTCTATACGGTATGATTTCCTTTGCAAATTTTTACCTGATACCTATATGAAGTTATTTCCACTAATGATTCCATCCCTAAAGAATctagaaaaaattttgacatgTTGCACTAGGCTGCGGTACTTCCAATTTTTggtttgttatttttttaaggtttttttttttttaaaaaaaaataacaatgtaCTGTAACAATTTGATGTACGTGAGTGAGATAAAGGCATGATTGAAAAGTACATTTAAAAAAaacgtaatttttttttacaaaaaaaatagacATGAGAGAGGTGCTTCCAAACAAGATTACCGTCAAATGAAAAGCGGCCAAAGCATAATCATTCTCACCAGCAGAGATATTCGACCAGCTAtgaatttgatttttgaccaGCAGTCGGAAAACCATGTACACACTTAAAAAAAGTCTTGTATTTTTATAAAATGGACATGAGAGGTAGAGGGATTCTTTAAGCACAATTCTGGAACCTATTCAGTATACCAAATGGGTCAATTTCCTCGATTCATATCGAGAGTGGACTGCAGGATTCCATCTCCTTCTGGTATCATGGCCATATGACACTATGGCTACTATGAGAATAGATAAACCACCGTTACAACTACTTTGCTTCTTTCTCTCGTAGGGTAGGGCGGGTTattaaaaagtaaaagtaaaagagagaaaaacaagtaGGAAAGAAACACCTTTTACTCTTTTGCAATAAAAGTTTTCGCACAACGTTCACACAACTAAATAACAAAACAAGCCACTTAGAAGGGGAATGAATGCCACGAATGTATCATCTCATCTCTCTTTATAAGTTATCGCATTccttccttcaaaaaaaaaaaaaaaaggttatcgCATTACTGGAAAGATAATGATGAAACAGGATAAGATCTGTCCCGTTACCTTCTCTTACTTACTACCTGATTAAAAAGTAACATTATTATTATGAACCCGATCCTCTCCATACTTTTTTCATTAACTGATATATTACACACATTTAACAAAATGATCACTTCTTCTCGTCTACACCATCGGTCAAAGTCTACCTATTTTGTCTCCTACCTACTAGCTACATATTACTAGTATAGACCATCTCGACGAGCAAACCAAGTCGTCTTCGATTGGTACAAAATGCTAGCATAGTGGATTAGCAGTGCCTCAATTTAAGTTCGATGGAAAACTCAAATGAGATTTGATGGAAAAAGCtagcatgattttttttttttatcaatatgAAGCTTCCATCCAGAGAGgggagacaaaaaaaaaaaaagaaagaaagaaaagaccaCTTCCACTTGGCATGCCTGAGGTGACAGTCTTCTTGCAATGGAGAATCAGTCAAGGAGGATATAATCGCGTTTACAAGGAGGATGTGATGTCATGCCATCGGCAAATGTTGTATAGCGATTTGTCACGAGCCAAAAAAAGTATCTGAACAGAAGTCTAATGACTTGCATTTTCATCAAAGAATCTACTTGTATTAGTAATAAAAATGGCCGTGGGCACACTAATCTCGTACCTCCTTTTTTGACTTGTGTAATCTGGAAAGAATAAACTGTTTGGCGTCGCATCTGCAAATGGAGCCATTCCAGTGGGTGGATTGTTTGATAATTTGCGAACACAGGGTCTGAATGCCGTGACTTCGTTCTCGCTGCAGCTGTACCTGGTCTCCGGCTCCAGCGTTGTTTAAAAACCGTCTCCATGGCAATTTGACACGTGCCTAGCTGTGAATGACTGCCGCGGCGTCATTGTCTCAGTTTTGCAATGCTCGATTACTAAAGTTGTCACTCAGTCTGCCGCATGATTCGGGCGATTGATAGACGCAGGCAGAATTTCTGGAAGGAATAATTTCAAGTGTTGCATTACAAAGGTTCATTTTGGAACGGTGAAGAAGCTACTTCAAGGGGCTACCGAATAATATGCTAGCTAGCAGTGTAAGGACTGACTCTTCCATTATCGGACAACCTAAGCAGAACCGACGCCATGATTCATTCATCCACGGGCCTCTTTAATTTTCTAATACAAACATACTGCGTAATCCACCACATTTTTCTTTACGGCCGTGACAATATAAGAAATGTTTTGAGTTGCCAGAGAGAGAAAATCTTGCTTGCTAAGTAACAAAAAGGATGCACGCACAAATGCCACCCCAGAATAACGTAAGATTGACGACTGGAGGCGAAAATATAACCAGATTGATTGCCATGCGTTGATCGGCACTTGGGATTCCATCCAACACACTTGACCCAGGTATGATAAGGTACCAAAATCAAAGTTTGAAAAAGTAACCATTATAATTTCTCTCTGTTCCCTTTCTCCTTTTAGTTTTCTGGCTTTGTGGACATGCGCACGCAATTCCATAAACAATTTGGAATTTTACCAAACACCTTTCAAGCAACATCCTCGCACAATATGGCCTACGAACTACAGGAGATATCCACCGAAATGGCATCTACACAACTGAGAGTATCTACCACGGTGTAACTATTGCATTGTGAGAGCTAACAGATTCCACGAGCAGAATAAGTGCTTCAAGACCAACAATAAGAGAATAACTCCAGAAAACAAACAGAATCAAGACCATATGCGTTACAAGCAGTTTTGTTTGCGTATCAACCCCATTAAAGGGATACCATTAGATGCAAGACCAACCTCTTGCCATGACAAACCAGATTTAAGATTGAGATCTCTCTCGTGCTGGCGGGGAACGGCTGCATGACAATAAAGAAGATCTCAAGAACTTGCTAATATTAAAATGAAGGGCAACGAAGATAAAGG contains:
- the LOC113763071 gene encoding protein DETOXIFICATION 49-like, with protein sequence MCKQLTTSSPPPPPPPRPSKCDSDQRYLLPIQQVPAEGDIFSPLIPKNPTSSKHHQHQEQQPPQPNQIVKPHKHNHDTLISSSVLKEATSVANIALPMILTGLLLYSRSMISMLFLGRLGDLALAGGSLALGFANISGYSILSGLAMGMEPICGQAFGAKRYTLLGLSLQRTVLLLMLTSLPIALLWVNMKTILLFFGQDEAIAHEAQSYLMYTLPDLFAQSLLHPLRIYLRAQSITLPLTFCAALSILLHIPINYFLVTKLSLGIKGVALSGVWTNFNLVASLIIYILISGVYKKTWGGLTTECLKGWQSLLYLSIPSCISVCLEWWWYEIMILLCGLLLNPKATVASMGILIQTTSLIYIFPSSLSFSVSTRVGNELGARQPAKAKLAAVVGLCCSFVLGFSALMFAVSMRHVWARMFTADKEIIALTSLVLPIIGLCELGNCPQTTGCGVLRGTARPRVGANINLGCFYLVGMPVAVGLGFYAGFDFEGLWMGLLAAQASCMVSMLVVLYLTDWEFEAQRAKELTSAGADAAVEKIEEEDKPLIAENKDTSLC